From Xyrauchen texanus isolate HMW12.3.18 chromosome 15, RBS_HiC_50CHRs, whole genome shotgun sequence:
TAGTATTGCTTAGTATTATGATTACACGGAGACATTGGTTCAGTACAGCTTAGCTTTTGAAATGGTCTTTGGAAAAGTTTTgcaacacactcattctttattataataatacaaattattaattatatagccAATTATTactcacattttagaataatagtaaagtcatcaaaactatgaaataacatacattgaactatgggaattatgttgtgacttatgtttgtttagttgtgactaaacaaaatccaaactaaatcaaatctgtgttatatttgagcatattcaaagtagtcaccctttgcctagaatttgcagacatgtactcgtgacattttctcaaccaacttcttgatttttaaacagtattgaaggagttcccatctatgttgggcacttattggctgcttttctttattatttggtccaagtcatcaattaaaaaaataaaaaaagatttaattaaattgtagttttataatgaaatcaattaatatggtggcacaatattatgttgacatttttgtcaacaaaactaatttcaaacatttaagcataggccatcagatcaaaagatttttaagatcatgagaaacatttcagtcaagtgtttcaaaagttttgactggtagtgtatactgatcagccataacattaaactactgacaggtgaagtgaataacattaatTATCtagttacaatggcacctgtcaaggggtgggatatattaggcagccatgacgtcttggtgccagataccacaggacaccttcagaggtcttgtggagtccatgcctcgacaggtcagagctgttttgacAGCACGAGAGGGAAcaacacaatattatgcaggtggttttaatgttgtggctgatcagtgaatatatatatatatatatatatatatatatatatatatatatatatatatatatatacacaccattatcattattttaataacagAGCACAAGCATCATTTGGAGAATCTGTacaacctggagcaaatctgcATAGAAGAATGGGCTAAAAATTAAACCTGAGTAAAAGGTGACGAAATAATACAATTTGTTTGTACAAAATTTGTTAAAGATCTTttctaacatttaaataatttcatatttataatACAACACATCATTTATATACAATGACCAAATTTTAGGTCAATTACAGGGAACAATTtcaaagaagattttttttaattctctaaaACGAGAGAATTGGTAAACGATCTTAACACTTACAAGCACAGAATATTTTTAACCCAGATATGGCCAAAACCCAGTTATGGATTGAAAACACCCTTTTTGATCAttaaaattccatgactttttcagTAGTTTGTGATTTCTGGCAACTGATTTTGAAAAATCATTTTGAATCAGACTGATTCGATTTACTTTTTGTGAACCGATTATTATGGCTTGCAACCAAGTTCTACTCTACATAAGCTCCATCCAAGAGTTACATTTAggttatgaaatattttagagcacagggtaactagaaaaatgtatattcacaataGAAATTTCCATGATTCAAGTTTTAGttaattttacataaaaactttataaaagtaattcaattaGATAACTGAAGCTTATTCATGCtaaattatctgtaatgtagGAGCTTTGTACTCTGATTGTAATCAcacgtgtgagtgtgtatctTACTGTTGCATCTCCTCCTGCAGCTGCTCCAACAGTGTTCTCATCACCAGGGTTGCAGTGGGTGCAGCAAGATCACAGAGCTGTACACACACCCGGCGTAGCATGGACAGGAGCGGTGGACAGCtgctcacacacgcacacctCAGCACTTCCTGTAAAACTCGGGCCTGAGCATGTAAGTGCACACTCCACAACTTTCTTGTGTTCATCGCAACCCCAATGTCTTGCACAGAAAGTGcctgtgagagagaaagagggagagaatgagagatggagagagaagaTTGTACTACTTTATGGTTTTATAAATTAAAGTTAAAGTATATTTAAGCAATAGTACAAGGTGTCACAGAAAAGTATCAGATTTAAGGGTCAGATAATACTCTTAACAATATTACATAGGTGTGCACAATAAAGATCAGTGGGTGGAATCGTTTGTTGCTTATGCATGTTTATGTGGGTTCGGTACCTGTGTGGTCTGCATGGGCAGCGGTAGAGGCAGCAGTTCAGAGAGCAGACTGAGGCTGCTGTAGATGTTCTCTGGAGCAGCCAGTATGGAGTTCAGCACTTCCTTCAGCATCAGAGACCAGCTGTTTCCTGCCACAGTCTCCTCTGAACCAGTCTCTTGCTCGCTAACCGCATGTGTCAATGTTAACAAAATCTCTGTCACGTCTCCCTGGATACGTAACTCCTCCACATCCAAGCGACCGGTTGTCGGGGTGGAGCAGAGAATCTTGTGAAGAGTGACACAGACGGAGGGCACACGGACGTCACGGAACTCGCAGTTTCCCCCGCACAGCAGCTCTGTTAACATGGCTCGGATGAGTCTCAGCGAGCAGGAGGCCACTGAAAGCATCATGAGTCGCTGTGCCGTGGGGCCCATCGGCCCATGTAGTCGCCATGGCAGTAGCAGCAGTGATGTAAGCTTCTGGAGGACTTTAATAAAAGTGTCCATTCCTTCAGCACTAAAGAGGGCAATTATTGCCTGGTTCCACTTCAAGTCTTTCTGTTGacctgcgcgcacacacacacacaataagttGTATCAGGATCCGAGGTAATATTTTTATTCAAGGATTTGCATGACTACTCATTTTAAATAATCAACTAGATGTTCAGAAAGGTTGTCAATTAGTTAGAGGGTCAATGTAAATAACTCACCATATGCAGTGCAGCTTTAGTGGCCTCTGCTGTTTACAACACGGCATTGACAGATTCATGCTGTTTGCATTGTTGTGAACAGTGCAGTCTGCCTCTGGGCAACACTTGATTAGTTTCTGGTTGGTTCACAAAGAATTTTGGCTTGTATGTGAACACTCCAAATTAAATCAGACTTAGTTTATTTGATCTCTTGAAAATATATCTTTGATATCGGAAGGTCAAGCTGAAGATAAAAATGCTTTGGGTtcactttattttttacttttgcataatttggcaattACAGATTATTTCACAAAGTTATACAACAATTATATCTGACTGGCTATCTAGGAGTCATATCAGCACTGGGacgctttactgtttgtatcactccacttgtgtttgtggcTTGTCCATGATTGCTCATAATACTGCTACACTAGagctgagaaatagagttaaactaacaacttcagcattaattTTCAGCATTCAGCTGAAATAAGGAAAtgacagcactcttgctcatgtgatatttcaTTATTAATGACACCGTTACACTGGGACAGTTTTCAGACAGGAATTTTCCTCCTGATGTCACTGTGTATAGAACAAGCGCAACTGAAGAAATATGATCCACGACTGGCCCAGTGCATAAACTAGTGGCATAACTTACCTACTAGTTGTGCAACCCCTATTGTATTCTTTCATAAGGgccttatttgttttttataaaaaataaaaaaaagtcacattgtCTATGGTGATAAAATTACAGGGCCACAGTATGTTTGTGCATGTACCTGGCACAGTAGGTGGAGGACAGGCAATGTGGCACAACACTCTGAGAGAAGATACAAGACCCACCCCATCAGCTGTCATCAAGTTCTCCAGATTCTGATGGAAGAAACAACAAAAGCTAGACATTCTATACCATATATGACACACATAGGGGTCTTTGTTCTGATATGACAATCTTTTGAAAATCTTATGTTTGTTTTTCAAGCAAGAGAGCATCAGGCTGAGGTCTTATGATGAAATCTGGAAAGACAATCTGTATTTCAATGTCTTGGTCAATGTCTAACATTCAGGGTTCACAGAGCAATACTCTACATACTGTAACTCATTCCAATCCCATTAACTGAAGAAAAGTGCTCTGTAGATTCTGGCATGGAGTTAAACTCACCTGTTTAATGTAGTCAATAAGTGTAGGGATCCCACTGATATCAAAATTTAATTTTTCAAGAGGCTCCAACCACTTAGACAactctgaaatacattttttgaataTGTGATTGTGAACTGTCACATTTACAAAtatgataaaatgttttttatggtTTGCTGAAAAGCAAACTCACCCTGAAGCTTAGCATTGTTATCATCAGCATTGCAAATAGTTAGAAGTGGAGTGGTATAATGCTCCATCATCCGCAGATCACCTGACGTTTGAACCACGAGCAGTATAAGCATGCAGGCATAGTTATATGTTACAGACTTCCTTGCTTTGCCCTCCCTTATAGAAAAAGAGGGAGGAATAATCAGAAAACAAGATACATAGGAAAATAAAGCAATCTTTAATAAGCACTGGCTATTGAGTGCCTCAAAGCTCTGCATTTGGCCCTTTTATGTTTAAGAACAGCATTACAATATGGTgtaaatttaaaacaacatactacttttcattttttgtcattttctagATTTTATGTGTAATTAGAATGGCCAGTTTCTGCTCTGGTACATATTGATGTTATATGTATGACAGGTGTATTGGTATGTTCTTACTCTTGGCCCTCTTTGGCATGGAACTCCAGCAGGTTGACCAGACAGCTGAGGTTATTACCCAAGCTAAATGCATGTGTTACAGCATTTCGGCCTGTGCTGCTAAAGCTAATAACATACAGGCCATGAAGTGTTGCCAAAATATCTGGATTATCACCATCTTCAAGCTCTGCCCCATTGAGCTCAGCTACACCCTGCAGTGCATGTAAAGTTTGCATAAGCCACACCCAAAAGCCATCCTCCATCGACCCATCTCCAACTGTCGGAGCATCTTCACCCTCGCCCTCTAAAAGGGGTGTGAGGGGAACCAGGTGAGAGGGTGGGGACAGGTGAGTTAAGGGAGTGAGAAGACGAAGCAGCAGGTTGGTAGGTTCATGCTTgctgaggaggaagaggagaccCTGCTGGGACTGCGACAAGAAGCACATCAGTTCTCTGACAGACTGCAGGACACCAATATGGGCACATGTAGCCGGATACGACAGAACAACTGCCAAGGATTCCAGAAAGTGACATGCATGCATatatctgtaaaaaataaattaataaatcaacTGCAGATATTGTCCCAGACCCTGTGTTTAGAGGAGCCCACAAGATGTGTCTTTTTTCAATGCTGATTGTATGGGGACAAAGCCCCATGAATGCAAGTGATGGCCCCGCCCCAAGTATAAATAGCTGCGTTTCCAAtattgggccaaatgagggcgtgctaACGCATGCCAGcgcctggctcgcactggcccaatTCTGTAAACGTGGCtaaatgatattctggtccctacatatggctcaggtcccttcTTCTATGCTTAGAAAGATATAGATATTTTAACCAACACTGACTATGGTCATTCCTATGCATTTCTCTGGTCACTACTTGTACCCATTTGAGTCAGATTGCCTTAGAAATTATACCTCTAGGGTAAGGGGTTTAGAACAAAGTATTCCACAGCAAGTACCACTAATATTTGTCAAAAAGAGCTTTTATGATAATCATAAATAAACAAGATATATCAGTTTTATAGCAATGTGGTGCTGACCTGTACAGTGTTGGGTAGGGATCATCTCGTTCTGGAGGCCCTGTGATGCGTGCACTGGTGGGAAAAGCTTTCCCTGGAGGCTGTACCATACAGTGAGGTGCTGTCTCCAGCAGATGGAGCAGTTCCTCTAAAAGACCCTGCAGACTCTCCATGTCACCCTCTGACAAAGAGGACGATTCCAACAGAGTATCGATGTCCATCGGGCTTTCCCGCTCTGTCTCCAGGGTATCCCGTTCTCTCTCATCTTCTTCCCTCTCTGtgatttttctgtctctctcacccacttctctctcacactcacatccTTCTCTTTCGCTAACCTCTCCTACTGTGGGATGCAGTTCAGCCCAAACGCTTGCTGTCCTCTGCAGGTCAGTCAAAACCTCATAAAAATGTCCCTTTTGTAAAATGGCTGCGCCTGCCGTAGCAACACGTACGGTCTGGTCCAACAGAAACAGATCCAGCAGACGCTGGTATCCACTCGTTTCTTCATTGTCATGGTGACAGTTTCTAAGCAGGTTTTCCATGCCCTGAGGCTCACTGATGATGCTGTCAAGGGAACGCAGCACATTGAGTTTCAGAGTGGATGAAATGTGTTCCGCAAAAAGCAAGCCCATCAGACTTGCAACAATCCCTTTCTCTAGCAGATCCTGCACAGGCTGGGCACCACAGTCAGCCAGGGCAGAGGCCAGTTTGCTTCCTGCTTTGAGCTGGCGAAGGTTCAGAGCTATAGGCTGTGCCAGAGCAGAGTCTAAACTAAGCGCTTCACAACTCCATTCGACTAACTGTTTTAACTTTTCTCTCTGCCCATCAGGGTCTTTAATAGAAATAAAGCTCATCCCTTTTACAAGCAAGGCAGGAATTTCCTCTAATGCCGTTATCCAACCTGCCCCTCGATCCTGCCCCTCCTCCCAGGTCTCTAACAGTTCTGATAGTTTAGCTGCAGACTCTGCCCATGGAGAGGTAGAGTCCTGGATGTCTACCGTTTTGAGTCGTTTTAGTTCTGCCTCATAGCGTGTGATGTGTGGCGGGGTGAAATGCTGGAGGGGTCGGAGTTCACGTTCGTATGGATCATACTGGACTGTTGGTAATGAGGCAAGGTCCTCAGCTGTGTAGTCCAGGTCAAAGGCAGGCAGCTTGAAAGCCCCACTTTCCAAATCCTCTTCATCACTGGAGATCTGCTCATAGCCATCATCACCTATAGACAGTAACAAGATTCATCACACACTCATTGCAGTTCCAAAGCATAAACAGAAAACGACATCTGTTACACTTTGTTTCCACTTAATCACCAAACCTAAGAAGTTCAATCTTTATCTCAATGAAACTTTGTTGAAATTTTTCTCACTGAGTTAGCCATCATTGTATATTGGAGTATGAGCTGTCTCTTTTGGTATTTATGAAGAACACTGAAATCTGCAGAGACAGACACAATCCACATttacaactaatgaaaactaatataTCTGCTTTGCCCATTAACAGAAGCATTAACTCTCCCTTGTGTCAGTTACAAATTCTACCAACAGACTGGTCAATGCATTGTGcacaattgtttaaaaataaaatactttcagCATTTAAGTGTATGCCTCAATTGCTATTATAAATAACATATTAGCATTATATAGGGCAATCAATACTTACATCAGGGTTAATATGATAGCAGCTTaagacacacaaacgcacacccaTCGGATGAACCCCTCATGCATTCTGATACTTTACCTTCTCCATCATCATCCTCCATCTCATCAGCctcttcttcttcatcatcatcatcttcctcacCCTGACTTCCCACTGATGGTGCatcgtcatcatcttcatcaccagCTGGGCCATCATCCTCCTGCTCTGCTTCAGAGTAGGTCTCTTCGGCAGGAAGAGATACTCGCTCAGGTGAGACGGGTTCCAGGTAATCACAACGCTGTTCTGTGTGCTCCTCCTTTACTGGACCTACACCACAGAGAACACAGAGGTTAAGTGTTCACCAGTGCTTTTACCAATTAAAAGACATGGGGCTTTAGAATAATTTATAAGAAGTTTGTAAGAATGTTCCTAAATCCAATCCAAGAAGTTGTCACAAATATCTTAAGAacgtcttttttctctctcttaaaaacaaaaatcattgtcTGATTATTGTAACCTCCTCATGAGGTTGCCTATCAACCATTTATTTTGTAAGTAGCAAGCACATCAGGGGCCCTgggcagctcagcgagtattgtagTAAATTATTCTcaagaacattttgtgaatcTGACCCTAGAATATTGTTACAAGATGAATAATAATATACAGTGAGTTATAAAattccacttgtgaaaatgcttctatttagcaTTATTTTAAATCTAgctttttaaattacaaatgatattatcagcaatCACAGTGAAAAGTTAcatgaatttcttagtatttaatATGTCCaacttttgttttaatgacagcatgtactcaagctggcatggatggcacaagtttgtgcaaaacctaatGATCCATATTATCCAtgcttgtgtgcttcaatggatgaaaaaaaaatcagacctTTTGTCTAAAGGAGTGGAAAATGCCTATTGATTATTGACCTAGAAAtctcacatattttttttattgatatgatttctttattttaagtttttcaaaattctagaactttatttgttt
This genomic window contains:
- the LOC127655865 gene encoding LOW QUALITY PROTEIN: protein virilizer homolog (The sequence of the model RefSeq protein was modified relative to this genomic sequence to represent the inferred CDS: deleted 1 base in 1 codon); amino-acid sequence: MAGETAMELLFLDTFKHQSAELTNVDVVRFPYGVLITEVRVIPPGIKAHSNLPDSRAFGETAPHAFQLDLFFNNVSKPNAPVFDRLGSLEYDENKSIIFRPNGKVNTDGLVLRGWYTCLTLAVYGTADRPHSHELDSPPPPPPPPQQQQPGSKRIIKHEWDNEEQYNGSPPRPQPRGPRTPPGPPPPDDDDEEALPAPGPVKEEHTEQRCDYLEPVSPERVSLPAEETYSEAEQEDDGPAGDEDDDDAPSVGSQGEEDDDDEEEEADEMEDDDGEGDDGYEQISSDEEDLESGAFKLPAFDLDYTAEDLASLPTVQYDPYERELRPLQHFTPPHITRYEAELKRLKTVDIQDSTSPWAESAAKLSELLETWEEGQDRGAGWITALEEIPALLVKGMSFISIKDPDGQREKLKQLVEWSCEALSLDSALAQPIALNLRQLKAGSKLASALADCGAQPVQDLLEKGIVASLMGLLFAEHISSTLKLNVLRSLDSIISEPQGMENLLRNCHHDNEETSGYQRLLDLFLLDQTVRVATAGAAILQKGHFYEVLTDLQRTASVWAELHPTVGEVSEREGCECEREVGERDRKITEREEDERERDTLETERESPMDIDTLLESSSLSEGDMESLQGLLEELLHLLETAPHCMVQPPGKAFPTSARITGPPERDDPYPTLYRYMHACHFLESLAVVLSYPATCAHIGVLQSVRELMCFLSQSQQGLLFLLSKHEPTNLLLRLLTPLTHLSPPSHLVPLTPLLEGEGEDAPTVGDGSMEDGFWVWLMQTLHALQGVAELNGAELEDGDNPDILATLHGLYVISFSSTGRNAVTHAFSLGNNLSCLVNLLEFHAKEGQEEGKARKSVTYNYACMLILLVVQTSGDLRMMEHYTTPLLTICNADDNNAKLQELSKWLEPLEKLNFDISGIPTLIDYIKQNLENLMTADGVGLVSSLRVLCHIACPPPTVPGQQKDLKWNQAIIALFSAEGMDTFIKVLQKLTSLLLLPWRLHGPMGPTAQRLMMLSVASCSLRLIRAMLTELLCGGNCEFRDVRVPSVCVTLHKILCSTPTTGRLDVEELRIQGDVTEILLTLTHAVSEQETGSEETVAGNSWSLMLKEVLNSILAAPENIYSSLSLLSELLPLPLPMQTTQALSVQDIGVAMNTRKLWSVHLHAQARVLQEVLRCACVSSCPPLLSMLRRVCVQLCDLAAPTATLVMRTLLEQLQEEMQQEAAGSRLIRLLALLDLLASQRACKTAMLALLGGLTRSEGRSDGKVEDKLSDLLPFLLAMIVLTANASLSAQQNAELIASIIQSLCDQDVSLVVSGSGEASVSELEQLANALPTRDMLMCICDGMLEVLGNTHSTYTLQLTCLRTMMFLTEHNYGLYHLKSSLNKHSLAVSSLIFRETTSFNKESAELLSALFDFLRQILNTETMDEDIDSRSLFLSVSDMKQLLQWKEESGEHPLPELEKHIMELCKDDESLETLLENVAGLRQIIESSGDSPTNAEPETEPTLPPPEPLQTQFNHRTVYVLSDVLDEQLKALWFSPFQSEDLETEVDMVKVDLVALAQQCCPDLDLKAELERSFLSEPDSPGHSKPTKGFRLGKHKHETFITSSGKSDYVEPAKRAHIMAAPRGRGRGGFGQLCRPHDIFRQRKQNTSRPPSMHVDDFLAAEFTDVGPPTGLALAKRLPKGGGAKPPTRGLFTGGTRGRGFQSHTRFFMPPAPKNVLLAGNYPRREGGRGSAWSTPVTAVTHRGTYSEPRGAQSNFARPLPSRQPPAGAYRLAPRDRARGRGTGLSWLSGGGVNVGGGGVGGGGRGQGKFSSGGSGGGRGRHVRSFTR